From Clostridia bacterium, a single genomic window includes:
- a CDS encoding HAMP domain-containing histidine kinase, with amino-acid sequence MRTPLTSIITYVDLLKGATEPDQAREYLGVIDQKSQRLKVLTDDLFEAAKVSSGAMPLNLEEIDLAALLTQALGEVDEQIQERHLEFKLNWPGEKVLGFMWKLRMAGHK; translated from the coding sequence TTGAGAACGCCTTTAACCTCGATTATTACTTATGTGGATTTACTGAAAGGAGCAACAGAGCCTGACCAGGCCCGGGAGTATTTGGGAGTAATTGATCAAAAATCACAACGACTGAAAGTCTTGACCGATGATTTGTTTGAGGCGGCTAAGGTTTCAAGCGGGGCGATGCCCCTTAATTTAGAAGAAATCGATCTGGCGGCTTTGCTGACACAGGCTTTGGGGGAAGTTGATGAACAGATTCAGGAACGTCATTTGGAGTTTAAATTAAATTGGCCCGGGGAAAAGGTTCTCGGGTTTATGTGGAAATTAAGGATGGCGGGGCACAAGTGA